GTATGTTGTTCCAGTTCACGAATGAAAGCTCGCAGCGCTCGACCGAGCACGCCTTTAAGACGACACCCTGGTTCGATGACACAATGACCGTTGCTCCCGAAACATTCAACGATATCCATCGGTTCCATTTCACGAACGACCTTCCCAATGTTAATGTCCTGTGGATCACGAATCAAACGAAGTCCCCCTGAGCGACCTCTCGTGGATTCGACATATCCAAGTTTCGCTAACTGTTGTGTCACTTTCATTAAATGGTTGGATGAGATGTCATAATGCTTTGCAATCTGTGGCATTGGTGTGATGACATCCCGGTGCACACCGAGATACATCAACACACGTAAACCATAATCCGTATACTGTGTAATTCTCACGATCTTCACTCCATTCCTTCCCAAAACTGTACTGTTATCGTAACATGAAACACTCTAACGACCACATAGTTTTGTCTCACTATTCATCTCACAATTCGAATTATTTATCATGCTCTACACAGATTACGTAAGGAAGGAAATATTGGATTTAAAATACGAGATTTCATCAAAAAAGAGCGATTCCTTATTTCGCCATCGAAACGAGGAATCACTCTTTAAATTATTTTGATGGCTTTTTAGACAACTCTTTCACGACTGCATTTAAACGATCCGCATAGTTCGTAAAGACACCTGTGACACCATAGTCGAGCATACGAGCCATATCGACTTTTTCATTTACTGTATACGGATGCAACAACAAGCCCTGTTGACGAATTGTTTTAACATTTTCACGTGTCAACGCTTTATAAGAAGGACCGACACCAACTGCATACTTACGGATCTTCTTTAATTTTGTATTAGTTAAGGAAGACACATCCTTTGCTTCCATCAGTTGAATCAACGGAACTTTTGAATCGATGGCTCTGACTTTTTGCAAACTTTCTGCACTAAACGATTGAATCAAGACTTGTCCTGGCTTGACCTTGTTACTCGACAATCCATTTCGCTTCAATAAATCGAGTAATTTCTTTTCCATTCCAGGATACACTTCAGGTGATTTCGTCTCAATATAATAGTTGGCATGCTTTCCATATTTATTAACAATCTCTTGGAGTGTCGGTACTTTTAATCCCACATATGATTTTTTAGCGAGTGTTGGATTTGCTTCATTAAACCAACTACCAGCATCAAGTTTCTTGATTTCAGCTAAGGTCTTCTCTTTGACGGCACCCGTTCCGTTTGTCGTCCGGTCGACGGTTTCGTCATGCATCGCAATCAACTGACCATCTTTCGTCATCTGTAGATCAATTTCGATGTAATCCGCTTTGAATTTCTTATGTCCCATCTCGTAAGCTGGCATCGTATGCTCTGGAGCATATCCTGAAGCACCACGGTGTGCAACGTTAATGATCCGATTTGGATCGAGTAACGATTTTTCTTTCGATTTCGCTCCAACCTCTTCAGTTGGTAATCCCGTACTCAGTAGTGCTCCTGCTACCATCGTCAATCCAAGTTGTTTCAACATTATCAATTCCCCCTTGAAATATTCTTACAACATTTATCCTAAGTTATATGTATGAAGCTGATATAGAGAAGATGTAAACGTCGTTTCGTGATTTGATGACAAAGCGATATTACATCATTAAAAAAAGACCCGTGACTAAACGGGTCTCTTCTGATTGATTATGCTTACGCTTCGAAAATCAATGATTCTGGATCTTCGAGTAGGTCTTTAATGTGCTTCAGGAATGTAACGGCTTCTTTTCCATCTACGATTCGGTGATCATATGACAGTGCCACGTACATCATCGGACGGTTTTCCATGCGTTCTGCATCAATTGCAACAGGGCGCAAGTTGATCGCATGCATACCGAGAATTGCG
This window of the Exiguobacterium acetylicum genome carries:
- a CDS encoding Rrf2 family transcriptional regulator, coding for MRITQYTDYGLRVLMYLGVHRDVITPMPQIAKHYDISSNHLMKVTQQLAKLGYVESTRGRSGGLRLIRDPQDINIGKVVREMEPMDIVECFGSNGHCVIEPGCRLKGVLGRALRAFIRELEQHTLEELLDNRDELALLFAASSLQRS
- a CDS encoding glycerophosphodiester phosphodiesterase, which codes for MVAGALLSTGLPTEEVGAKSKEKSLLDPNRIINVAHRGASGYAPEHTMPAYEMGHKKFKADYIEIDLQMTKDGQLIAMHDETVDRTTNGTGAVKEKTLAEIKKLDAGSWFNEANPTLAKKSYVGLKVPTLQEIVNKYGKHANYYIETKSPEVYPGMEKKLLDLLKRNGLSSNKVKPGQVLIQSFSAESLQKVRAIDSKVPLIQLMEAKDVSSLTNTKLKKIRKYAVGVGPSYKALTRENVKTIRQQGLLLHPYTVNEKVDMARMLDYGVTGVFTNYADRLNAVVKELSKKPSK